The Harmonia axyridis chromosome 3, icHarAxyr1.1, whole genome shotgun sequence nucleotide sequence ATACCATCTACATGTatattgtgagattttcttCGCGAAGAATACTAAACTAAGAATTGTCGCTCTTTGCATGAGATCATCGAATGTGCAATGAATATAGAAGATGAagcaatattcaataaaaacgaTCGTTACACCTATCAAGGTCATGGAATCTGCAAGAATACGTGGTTAACTCTTTAGTGACTTTCTCACAGATTAAGAATCAGTCAAGGATTTTATTCTTCTGTTGGAATCGACAATAATTGAGGAATGAATGTTACATACGTGATGAGCTGCAAAAACTGTCTAAGTTCAGTAGGACGCTGATATATTACATTGATGTCTGTATTCATTGCTCCGAATTAATGAGAATTGAGTTCTCAAATATTCAGTAGTTAGTGCTTGCCAAATACTCGAATATTTTCCTGACTGCATGAAGTGTAATTTCGCCAACTActtcgagtgaagaggttcgtataatcgaaatatattgtctatgctcgagttaatattcgttacgattagataacgaataatttcaatttcaataactataacttAAGCAatgcattttgatatttcaatgacatttttactgagcttgacttttattttttttttttggcgaacttCCAAGAATTTTACTATGGAATTTATCCCGATATGGCAGGAGGCGTAACACCAAAACGCGTCGTCAAGATTGTTATAGCAAAAAATTCGACACTCCAATACAATACCCTAAATCTCATTATAATGTTATAAACTATAGTttataattctgaatgaatctTCAGTAATACCAAACAACCTGGTCATTCCTTCACAGAACAATCAAAAATAATGTCTAAACTTAATTTTTGTTCTCTTTCTCctggaatataataataataatatttatttagcaCTTGGCTAGTATAAAACTGGAAAATTTATATAACATAATAACTTAATTATTTACATTTCTCTTAAATGGCTATACAGAATGTACCCAAAGATGGGGATCTCTTAATTTCCTCTGGGAGACCATTGTACCAGCGAACACTCTCAAAGAACAAGAACTTCTGTAAAGAAGTTGTTCTCACTGTTCAGATATTGTAGTCATAAAAATTTCCTCTTCTTTCTAAGAAATCTTTCAGATATCGTGGTacttcttcatatttttttccacaggTAACCAgttcaattcattatgaatgacTTCAGTACATCTTAGGATTATTCTCATGGAATTATTATGTTGTGTTTGAAGTCTACTTATATCTCCCTGTGTACATGATATTAGCAGTGCAGAACAATAGTGAAAATGGGGCATAATGATTGTATTGAAGACCTGTCTCCTAGTCCACTCCGACAAAAAGGCAGAAATACGagcaaaaaattaattcttcttCCCTAATTTCCTGGACATGTGGTCAATTTGCGGATCCAATACAACATCCAGATATTTAATCTCTGAGACATAATCTATATTCCTTCCATTGAATGTCTGAAAGCGCATACACCATTGTTGTTGCTATATATTTCATGTAGACATTTGGCGTAATTATTGCTTACCTATTAACTGATATCCATTTGTATGACATTCTGTTTGTAATGTATGCTTTTGTGAAATTTATCAATACATAATGTCATAATATGAGGACATCTATGTATcatctaatataatatataatgtgCGCATCCACCACTATAGTTTCTTATAGTCGATGTCAAATTtcaatagtaaagggtgtttttttagagctatagaactttaaatggcaataaaacaacgatggattattcgattgacatgaattttatttatccgcaagataatcttgtggctttacattttaaatatgatttctggcatatgaccgccacggctggctcggatgtagtccaatctggacgtccaattttcgatgactttttccaacatttgtggccgtatatcggcaataacacggcgaatgttgtctttcaaatggtcaagggtttgtggtttatccgcatagaccaatgactttacatagccccacagaaagtagtctagcggtgttaaatcacaagatctagagggcaattcacagatccaaaacgtgaaattaggcggtcaccaaacatgtctttcaataaatcgattgtggcacgagctgtgtgacatgttgcgccgtcttgttggaaccacagctcctggacatcatagttgttcaattcaggaatgaaaaagttagtaatcatggctctataccgatcaccattgactgtaacgttctggccatcatcgtttttgaagaagtacggaccaatgattccaccagcccataaagcgcaccaaacagtcagtttttctggatgtaacagtgttttgACATatacttgagaattagcttcactccaaatgcggcagttttgtttgttgacgtagccattcaaccagaagtgcgcttcatcgctaatggacgtagtgcgcgatacgtataccgcacaaaaccattattttcgaaatgaaattgcactatttgcaagcgttgttcaggcgtgagtctattcatgataaattgccaaaccaaactgagaataaatcacttgacagctgttaaatcagtcgccatctcgagcagaaatgccaacttcaagttatatacctcgaaaaaaaaacaccttataTATTAAATGGTAAGAATTTGAGTAagcattttcgaattttgatattATGGCTCATATTTCCCGATTTATAGTACCTTTAGCTACCCACACGTTAATTTATGAATAACGTGAATATTGGCTTCTACAAAACATTCATATTGTTATTTGTCTCAACCATCGCTTATATGTCTTATTTGCATTCATTGTATCAATTAGATTTCAAACTCTAATAATCgattttatcattttcattttttactcATACACGTTATTGAACAGTAGAGGAAATGAAATCAACGTTCAATGTTTTCATCCAGATTTTCCTAGGAATCTGTGAAATCTTTCAGAGGCTTTAATGGGTGCTGTGGAGTTTTTCATATCAGCGAAACTTACACACACTTATTCTGCAGAATTTCTAGTGCTAATTTGTTCACCGAGCTAACAATGTTCATTTAAAaatctatttttcattttaaaaatatattgtttATATCTCGGTGTTTGAACTATTAATTAATTCTTCACTCGTATTATGGTTTCATTTCAAGATAATCTAATTGAGGTTTGAATCTTTCATTCGAATTATACAATAGTTGATATCCATACACCAAAAAAGTTTCAAATTGTATTATGATAATTTATACGAATCTAACTTCGCACATTCTGGGACGTATCTGTCCTCAAGAATccttcattcaaaattcaaatcaagttCTAAATCGAGACACCTTTACTGCTTCGGCAactttttgtttgatatttttcgtccAGAATTTTAATTGGATATTCCGTCGTAATAATAACTTGAATCAGTTCGTTTATAATTTATTCTATCAATGAATCAATTAGATAAAGCAATTATGGAGTTCAATGTTTATTGAAACTATTATActcatttatattgaaatttttttgggtgGAGTATTGATGATGAAATACATTGAGCTTTTTTGATTGACATAGGCTAATATATTTGACTCAAATGTGTTCTCATTACTCACCAGTTTCTTTGATGGGAACCAAAGgattttggaaaataaaaaacagTAATACTagtaaaatcaacaaaattattgaaaaaatatcaacagacAAGCTAACTCCAAAAATAAATCATGAATTCTCAAAATCATTCTTTCATTATAATACAACATATACACATacaaaattatcacaaaaatataataatagtcCATTTCGTCACAAAAACATGATTACACTTGAAATAGTCATAGATCCATCTTGGCCGGTATCACCAATTGTTCAACATCCAGTTCAAGGCGACTAATCGATATTTATAAGCTTACTCCTACATGTAATTACGATTCATGTAACTTCTTCAATCAACTTCTTACGAGGCTTCTCACAATGATGAATATCACTTGGCCACACTGTCAGTTGAAAGAACTTTGAATAATATATTGCAATCTGCCCAGCACAGAATGAAACGATTTCATTCTCACAAACTTAAAACTACAATACAGAAAGATCGCCAAGAAGACAAAGCCTAAGAAATGTTCAATGTCGATTGGTTTCTACAATATCAGGCTTGTCTACCTTGTCTTTCATTTCCTTttaaagttgaaatttttttatagtgAATCCAATGGGAAGTATTTTGAATCAACCATGACTTTTATATATTATCAGGAGCTATTCTATTATTATGTTAATGCAATGCCATATATCATTCTGAATATAATTCATGTAAATTTTAAACAATTTATTAACGTTCACACTATAGAAGAAATTGATCGAGCAGATGGAAGGATTAAGAGATTATACAGGTTCATGAAGAAAGTGGCAAACCCGATAGAAGGGTAAAAATTATTTGTGTAATATAGCTTTAATGACGTTTGAAGTATAGCCAAAACGATATATAGTATcgtttattcattatttcactTCATATGATGCGTTCAATCAATTCACTAATCTCTCATAGTTAATTAATCAAATGGAAGGTTCAAACTATTCAGTGATGTTTATTGAGCAGATAAAAAGTGAATACtttaatttccataaaaaactattgaaaaaatgttaatcgaataaatataattcaaattggCCACTAAAATGCAAGTTGTTACAGATTTTTCGCATATTCAATAATATAGTCAGATTATGTAATATTCTCACAAATCTTTGAGGGTGTCAATAAATAGAATACTATAATATTTTACtgacaataaatgagttatgaCGAgagttcatttgaaaaaaagtgtgaatatttatatattacttagagatgaaaattatattcttccataaaaacatttttcgatGTTAAAATAGTCGATATTGATAGTAAtgctattttcaaaaattcatatcaataatATGGTAATCTCTTGGTAATctattattgaaaactttgatttTATTAcctataatttattgatatttattacttCAACTTGGACGTATTTGGTTTGTTTTCTGTGTAGCCTTTTGTGAAGTCTGAATATACGAAATGTTCACTTAGTCTAAATTGATTCAATGGTCCTAACTCTATAATTTGAACTTCATCATCTCAAATCAAATCTTGGAATTTCTGAAGAATGATTATTCAGCTGTATATCCAAAATGGAAAACAAGCAGTTCAATTATGATTAACCTAGAAGTATTCTATACTGATCCGGTTTTCCAATTCCTTTGTGACACACATTGTATATTGCAACTGAAATTTGACTATTGTGTTCGTTCCTGTTTCCAAATTTCATTAACCAATATGCtttatgaatggaatatatatctcaatttttgaaaaatcatttcgaaacttcatcaatatacatatctACAATTTATCTATTTTATTGCAGTAAGTGTATCCACTGAATTACATTTTGCAGAATAGTCGTTGGTCACGTAGTGTtagatttcattcattttgaaattgatataaatcaTTGTAATGAGCGAAAATGTGTTTACATCATTAGTGGTACAGTTTGACCATACATAgaagaaaatgaattgaaagaagATTCTTATGATAATGATGAAGATGTCAAATGGCTCTCCGATGAAATAAAAAAGACCTTAATACtatatatttctcaaaaaaaaattgtcatttcgaaataatataaaagaatttccCTTAAGTAGGTTTAACGAATTTGTAGAACGACTGTTATAGGTGAGGTTCAAAAAAATGGGAAGAAGAAAATATAGTTAGTTCTTAATTTGTCCTTATTCGAGTAGGTATCCACGTTGGTTGAATAACCGTGATGATGTTTTCCAATCTATTTTACTGAGTAAATCAAGAAGATTAATATTTTGCCCCTCTCATTCTTTCTGATTCTTCTATAAAAAAGTGTGTTTCAACTGAGAAGTCTTTAATATTTAAGCGATACCAACTAAATCGAACTATTTCATTCCTTGTTCACTCATTTACAGCTAAATTTATCCCTTCACATCAAATGGCACGTATTTTGAGCATTCAAAAATGTTTACTTTTTTTTCGAGAGCCAATCCTCTTTGATCAAATCGGCACCTTTCTCTCCAACCATTATAGCAGGAGCATTCGTATTTCCACTAGGTATTGTAGGCATGATACTGGCATCTATAACCCTCAAACCATTCACTCCATACACCCTCAATCTGGGATCGACCACAGCCTCCCTATCCCAAGATGGACCCATTTTGCATGTCCCTACAGGATGGTAGATAGTCATCGAAATCGTCCTTATGTGACATTCCCAATACTTGTCACTGccaaattcgaattttttacaattcgGAAAGGCCACCCTGTGCAAACGCGAACCAAACTGTTTGAAAGCTCTAGATTCGCTTATATTGATGGCTATTTTGGCACCTTCTACAAGGGTTTTGATGTCGAAAGGATCATCGAAATAATTAGCATTGATCAAAGGGGCTTCGAAAGGGTTTTTGCTTTGCAGTCTCACCCAACCTCTTGATCTAGGACGAAGAAGAAGTGGCATCAACGTCCAAACATCCTTGTTGGCTATAGGTTTGTATACTGTGTTGTAGAGGTGGTCTGTTAGACCTAAAACTTTCCTTACCCTTGCTCCAGCATCTGAGTTGATGCTAGCCGGAGCCATATGGAATTGTATATCCGGCCAGGATCTGTTTCCGAGATAGGTACTGACGAAGGCTAGTCCTTCCACTCCTCCTAATGTTGTCATAGGTCCCTTTTCATTAACGACGTACTGCATCGTCATTGGAAATGCTTGAAACCTATCTTGCACTATGGACACTGGTTTATCTATCAGAAATGTCAGTCCTCCCATTCCCACATGGTCTTGAAGATTTTCTCCAACAGGAAGATCTTTTAGAGTTGGTATGTTGAAGTGGCTGAGGTGTTTCTTTGGTCCTATACCGCTAAGCATCATTATCTGAGGAGTATTTATAGCTCCAGCTGATAGTATTACTTCCTTCCTCGCTAATACTATTTGTTTTCGACCATGTCTTACAAATTCCACACCGAAAGCTTTCATGGTGGTAGGATTGATTAAGATCTTCGTAACATGTGAGTCTAGAGCTACGTGGATGTTCTTACGGAGCTTAATGGGACGTAAGAAGGCCTTAGCCGTTGAGCATCTCTGTCCCCTTCTGATCGTTCCTTGGGCTATCATGAAacctgaaaaaataaatgttgtTTATGGACAAATTTATATTTCCTAAATTGGTATATTTACCGGCTTGTTCTGCACCATTGATATCTCTGTTTTGATAGCCCATTTCTGTACCAGCTTGCACGAAAGCAACCACTAGGGGAGTTCTCCATGGTGCTTCTTGGACAGTCAACAATCCTCCGGTACCATGGTAGGGGGTTTTTGACAGGTAGGGATTCCTGTTATCTTCAGATTTTATGAAGTATTTAAGAACGTTGTCGTAATTCCATCCAGGATTTCCTAAAATATTCGAAACTTTGAATATGAGTGTGAATTTTTGGCGTAAATCGGCACAGTCATTTTATAAAGATCACATAGTAGGATAACGGTAGGTTCGCACATATATTATTCACATTATTATATAtggagaatttttttcattgttcaACTCCTGATAATTCATCTTCTTGTTGACACTTCTGTGTTGATTAGAGATTGAAATGctatatcttcttcttcttccacataTCATAGGCCTCCATCTCTTTGGGGGTCTTCCTAAGGGGCGTCGTGTCCGTGGTATACCATCCCTAGCGATTTTTGCCAGTCTTCCCGTAGTCATCCTGTCCACGTGATCATTCCAGGCTCTTCTTCGCTTACGTCCCCACCTGACAATGTCTTCTACTTGACATTCGTGCCTTATGTCAGTGTTTCTTTTCCTATCTCTTAGTGTGTATCCTGAGATGTTTCTTAGTGCTATATCTTTCGTTTTATATTACTACTGTTTATCAATAAATTAGGTGGATTAATTCCGCtatcattaatatttttgatatttcttgtGTAGGTGGCAACACATTCAATTTAGTCGTAATGCACATTATGATTCAATATTATATATAATCCCAATTTTCCAATtggttttatttttctttcaaatcacCAAACttctcaattgatattatttattcgaaaatatattgtatGTCTTGTATGAATTGACTGATGGATAATTTTCATACAGTGCATACAATAATATTTTGTCCCCcattatttttctcaattttgtaGTACTCATAAATTAGGTTGTTCATGAATCAGCTCGTGTTTTATTCAATTCGATATATTATGTTTCTTCTTCATATTGGATGATATTTACTCACTgaacaaaaaattcgaaatattattgatttttcaggtttactcaattttttttatgaattagtTTTAAATTGCAGAGCCAAAGCTTGACATATCAACAAATGAATTTAACTATTAGGAACGTTTGaaaactatagggtgttttttttctcgatatataactttgagttggcatttctgttcaagatggcgaccgattcaacagctgtcgagtgatttagtctcagtttggtttggcaattcacatgaatagactcacgtctgaacaacgcttgcaaatagatcaattttatttcgaaaataatggttctgtgcggaatacgtatcgcgcactacgtccattagcgaagaagcgcacttctggttgaatggctacgtcaacaaacaaaactgccgcatttggagtgaagcttatccttgagtgtatgtcgaaacaccggtacatccagaaaatctgactgtttggtgcgctttatgggctggtggaatcattggtccgtacttcttcaaaaacgatgatggccagaacgttacagtcaatggtgatcggtatagagccatgattactaattgtttcattcctgaattgaacatgatgtccaggagctgtggttccaacaagacggcgcaacatgtcacacagctcgtgccacaatcgatttattgaaaggcttttttggtgaccgcctaatttcacgttt carries:
- the LOC123674758 gene encoding glucose dehydrogenase [FAD, quinone]-like: MVLETVMISTALKTISLVGSALWIIPLLIASVSYLNYNKLDPESLVVNRKSLFREYDFVVVGGGSAGAVVASRLSEIPNWSVLLLEAGPDENEISDVPSLAAYLQLSKLDWAYKTMNTGRACLGMKNGQCNWPRGKVLGGSSVLNYMLYVRGNRKDYDHWEDLGNPGWNYDNVLKYFIKSEDNRNPYLSKTPYHGTGGLLTVQEAPWRTPLVVAFVQAGTEMGYQNRDINGAEQAGFMIAQGTIRRGQRCSTAKAFLRPIKLRKNIHVALDSHVTKILINPTTMKAFGVEFVRHGRKQIVLARKEVILSAGAINTPQIMMLSGIGPKKHLSHFNIPTLKDLPVGENLQDHVGMGGLTFLIDKPVSIVQDRFQAFPMTMQYVVNEKGPMTTLGGVEGLAFVSTYLGNRSWPDIQFHMAPASINSDAGARVRKVLGLTDHLYNTVYKPIANKDVWTLMPLLLRPRSRGWVRLQSKNPFEAPLINANYFDDPFDIKTLVEGAKIAINISESRAFKQFGSRLHRVAFPNCKKFEFGSDKYWECHIRTISMTIYHPVGTCKMGPSWDREAVVDPRLRVYGVNGLRVIDASIMPTIPSGNTNAPAIMVGEKGADLIKEDWLSKKK